One Saccharopolyspora erythraea NRRL 2338 genomic region harbors:
- the egtD gene encoding L-histidine N(alpha)-methyltransferase, whose protein sequence is MSEPELIVHFTEADAARQLREDARAGLTDSPKWLSPKWFYDAAGSELFERITELPEYYQTRAEHEILRRHAVEIAELTGAATLVELGSGSSEKTRLLLEALRKTETLREFVPLDVSESALRAATTAIAVDHPELTVRGVVGDFTTELAALRAGTGRMVAFLGGTIGNLLPSERAEFLAAVRAALRPGEWLLLGTDLVKDRQRVVRAYDDARGVTAEFNRNVLRVLNRELRADFVPEDFTHVALWNTEQEWIEMRLRATRAMRVRVAELDLDVDFAEGEDLRTEVSAKFRRERVRDELEVAGFGLHRWWTDDAGDFGLSLAVAR, encoded by the coding sequence ATGAGCGAGCCCGAACTGATCGTCCACTTCACCGAGGCCGATGCCGCCCGCCAGCTGAGGGAAGACGCCCGCGCCGGGCTCACCGACAGCCCGAAGTGGTTGTCCCCGAAGTGGTTCTACGACGCCGCGGGCAGCGAGCTGTTCGAGCGGATCACCGAGCTGCCGGAGTACTACCAGACCAGGGCCGAGCACGAGATCCTGCGCCGCCACGCGGTGGAGATCGCCGAGCTGACCGGTGCCGCGACCCTGGTCGAGCTCGGTTCGGGGTCCTCGGAGAAGACCCGGCTGCTGCTAGAGGCGCTGCGCAAGACCGAGACGCTGCGCGAGTTCGTCCCGCTGGACGTCTCCGAGTCCGCGCTGCGCGCGGCGACGACCGCGATCGCCGTCGACCACCCGGAGCTGACTGTGCGCGGCGTGGTCGGCGACTTCACCACCGAGCTCGCCGCGTTGCGCGCGGGCACCGGCCGGATGGTCGCGTTCCTGGGCGGCACCATAGGAAACCTGCTGCCCTCGGAACGGGCGGAGTTCCTCGCCGCGGTGCGCGCGGCGCTGCGGCCGGGCGAGTGGCTGCTGCTCGGCACGGACCTGGTCAAGGACCGGCAACGCGTCGTCCGCGCCTACGACGACGCGCGGGGCGTCACCGCCGAGTTCAACCGCAACGTGCTGCGGGTGCTCAACCGGGAGCTGCGGGCCGACTTCGTCCCGGAGGACTTCACCCACGTCGCGCTCTGGAACACCGAGCAGGAGTGGATCGAGATGCGGCTGCGGGCCACCCGCGCGATGCGGGTCCGGGTCGCCGAGCTGGACCTGGACGTGGACTTCGCCGAAGGCGAGGACCTGCGCACCGAGGTATCGGCGAAGTTCCGCCGGGAGCGGGTCCGCGACGAGCTGGAGGTCGCGGGCTTCGGCCTGCACCGCTGGTGGACCGACGACGCGGGCGACTTCGGCCTGTCGCTGGCGGTGGCGAGATGA
- the egtC gene encoding ergothioneine biosynthesis protein EgtC: MCRHVGYLGPPVPLDELLLTPEHSLLEQSWAPRDMRSGGTVNVDGFGVGWYRDSTPEPARYRTERPLWTDTSFTELAGGVRSSAVLAAVRSATVGMPVVETACAPFSGDRWLFSHNGRVDGWPDALAKPAAELDVVDLMTLDAPTDSAVLWALLRQRLRRGQDPVEAVARLMGEVLAESPGSRMNLLLTDGAALIATTWWHSLWVREAGESVTLSSEPFGPQQDWTEVPDRSLVVADTTGARVIPLSELDVS, encoded by the coding sequence ATGTGCCGCCACGTCGGATACCTGGGCCCGCCCGTCCCGCTGGACGAGCTGCTGCTGACCCCGGAGCACTCGCTGCTGGAGCAGAGCTGGGCACCGCGGGACATGCGTTCGGGAGGGACGGTCAACGTCGACGGCTTCGGCGTGGGCTGGTACCGGGACAGCACCCCTGAACCGGCCCGCTACCGCACCGAGCGGCCACTGTGGACCGACACCTCGTTCACCGAGCTCGCGGGCGGGGTCCGCAGCTCGGCGGTGCTGGCCGCGGTGCGCTCGGCCACCGTCGGCATGCCCGTGGTGGAGACCGCGTGCGCGCCGTTCAGCGGTGACCGCTGGCTGTTCAGCCACAACGGGCGGGTCGACGGATGGCCGGACGCGCTGGCCAAGCCGGCCGCCGAGCTCGACGTCGTCGACCTGATGACGCTGGACGCCCCCACCGACTCGGCCGTGCTGTGGGCGCTGCTGCGGCAACGCCTGCGCCGCGGGCAGGACCCGGTGGAGGCCGTCGCGCGGCTGATGGGCGAAGTCCTCGCAGAGTCCCCTGGCTCGCGGATGAACCTGCTGCTCACCGACGGCGCCGCGCTGATCGCCACCACCTGGTGGCATTCGCTGTGGGTGCGGGAGGCCGGGGAGTCGGTCACGCTGTCCTCCGAGCCGTTCGGCCCGCAGCAGGACTGGACGGAGGTTCCGGACCGCAGCCTGGTCGTCGCCGACACCACCGGTGCCCGCGTGATTCCGTTGTCCGAGCTCGACGTCAGCTGA
- the egtB gene encoding ergothioneine biosynthesis protein EgtB, with amino-acid sequence MGVEQLRAHVADELARTRRRSAVLTDSVDDEDLIKQHSPLMSPLVWDLAHVGSQEELWLVRDVGGAPAIRPDIDDLYDAFKHCRKDRPELPLLGPAEARKYVGTVRDKVFDLLDRVRLEGRQLVDRAFAFGMIVQHEQQHDETMLATHQLRTGAPVLTADPPPVAADAGSLPPEVLVPGGPFVMGTSTEPWALDNERPAHEVEVDAFFIDTTPVSNGEFLRFIDDGGYDRAELWSPEGWAYRCRAELRAPRFWERDGDGDRWLRRRFGHVEPVPAREPVVHVSFHEAQAYATWAGKRLPTEQEWEKAARFDPRSGRSLRYPWGDQDPSPEHANLGQRHLQPADLGAYPAGAAPCGARQLIGDVWEWTATDFLPYPGFSAFPYREYSEVFFGPDYKVLRGGSFGTDAAACRGTFRNWDYPIRRQIFAGFRCARTPRAGETR; translated from the coding sequence ATGGGCGTGGAGCAGTTGCGGGCGCACGTGGCCGACGAGCTGGCCCGCACCAGGCGGCGCAGCGCGGTGCTGACCGACTCGGTGGATGACGAGGACCTGATCAAGCAGCACTCACCGCTGATGTCGCCGCTGGTGTGGGACCTGGCGCACGTGGGCAGCCAGGAGGAGCTGTGGCTGGTGCGCGACGTCGGCGGCGCGCCCGCCATCCGGCCGGACATCGACGATCTCTACGACGCTTTCAAACACTGCCGCAAGGACCGGCCGGAGCTGCCGCTGCTCGGGCCGGCCGAGGCCCGGAAGTACGTCGGCACGGTGCGGGACAAGGTCTTCGACCTGCTCGACCGGGTGCGGCTGGAGGGCAGGCAGCTGGTGGACCGGGCGTTCGCCTTCGGCATGATCGTGCAGCACGAGCAGCAGCACGACGAGACCATGCTGGCCACCCACCAGCTGCGCACCGGCGCGCCGGTGCTGACCGCCGACCCACCGCCGGTCGCCGCTGACGCCGGGTCGCTGCCACCTGAGGTGCTGGTGCCCGGCGGACCGTTCGTGATGGGCACCTCGACCGAGCCGTGGGCGCTGGACAACGAGCGGCCCGCGCACGAGGTCGAGGTCGACGCCTTCTTCATCGACACCACTCCGGTGTCCAACGGCGAGTTCCTGCGCTTCATCGACGACGGCGGCTACGACCGCGCCGAGCTCTGGTCGCCGGAGGGCTGGGCCTACCGCTGCCGCGCCGAGCTGCGCGCACCGCGGTTCTGGGAGCGCGACGGCGACGGCGACCGGTGGCTGCGCCGCAGGTTCGGCCACGTGGAGCCGGTACCCGCGCGCGAACCCGTCGTGCACGTCAGCTTCCACGAGGCGCAGGCGTACGCGACCTGGGCGGGCAAGCGGCTGCCGACCGAGCAGGAGTGGGAGAAGGCCGCCCGCTTCGACCCGCGCAGCGGGCGGTCGCTCCGCTACCCGTGGGGTGACCAAGACCCGTCGCCCGAGCACGCCAACCTCGGGCAGCGCCACCTGCAACCGGCCGACCTGGGCGCCTACCCGGCGGGTGCGGCACCGTGCGGGGCGCGGCAGCTGATCGGCGACGTGTGGGAGTGGACGGCGACGGACTTCCTGCCGTACCCGGGGTTCTCGGCGTTCCCGTACCGGGAGTACTCGGAGGTCTTCTTCGGGCCGGACTACAAGGTCCTGCGCGGCGGCTCGTTCGGCACCGACGCGGCGGCATGCCGGGGCACGTTCCGCAACTGGGACTACCCGATCCGGCGGCAGATCTTCGCCGGCTTCCGCTGCGCGCGGACGCCGCGCGCAGGCGAAACCCGGTGA